The DNA sequence GGGGTGATTAATCCTCAGTTTAGTGGTATCGTTAATGTGAAATTGTTTGACAAAGCATTGCAGGAAGAAACCCTGGGCTTTCGTGACCCAAAAATGATTTATGATGTTTATGAAAACAGCCTTTTTAATGGGCAGGCTACTGTTAAGAATGGTTTATTTTCGGTGGACTTTGTGGTCCCAAAAAATATCATCTATAAAAAAGACCTGGGAATTTTACAGGCTTATGCCTATGACAATACCGATCAGCAAGATGCCCTCGGAGGCACTAACCACCTGACTATCGGTGGAACTTCCGACCAGCCTGCCGTAGCCGAAAGGAAACCAGAAATCAATTTATTTATCAACGATACCCTATTTGCCGAAGGCGGCATGACTCCTCAGGATTTCAGCCTGATCGGCCAACTGAAATCATCGGTAGGCATACAGATTTCCCCGAACAATATCGGGCAAAACCCTACCGCCAAACTGGATGATCAAGCGCCTGAGCCATTAAATAAATTTATCCGCTCTGCCGTGGATGATTACACCACTGCCTGGATCGATTACCCCTTTGAAGGATTGCAGGAAGGACCGCATCAAATTACGGTAAAGGCTTATGATAATACGAATCAAATGGCCGAAGGGACACTCCATTTTATGGTCACACAACAGGGGCAACTGATATTAAAAAACCTGATCAACTATCCAAATCCATTCAAAACAGCGACCACCTTTCGCTTTGAGCACAATGCTATTGGGGCTCCGCTTGATGTTACCGTGACCATCTACAACCAACAGGGCCAACGTGTTAGTCAAATATTTAAGAGCTTTGATCACGCATCCTCAACAGTTGAGCTTGAGCAGTGGAACCCGACCAACACTAATGTTGTCTTAACAACAGGAATGTACCTGTTTAAACTTCAGGTGGTAAATCATGACAATGGCGCTAAGGCTGAAAACTTCAACAGATTTATTTATATACCATAAAATTAGTTATCTTGTGGATTATAGATTGCTGTTTCAAAAATAATTCTTTGACAACCTATTGAATTTTTCAATGAAAAAATACTGTTCAATATATCTCTTTTTTTTAGCACTGATCATTAGCCCTTTATGCGCTGATGCACAAAATATCGGTGGCGGTGGTGGCTCCAACACATCAGGTCAGGAAGGCGGTGGTGTGATTAATACAGCGATGCCATTTTTAATTATCTCACCAGATGCCCGATCGGCAGCCCTCGGTGATATGGGTGCTGCAACATCAGCTGATGGTGCTTCTGCCTTCTGGAACCCCGGAAAGTTTGCCTTTATCGATCAGGATTTTGCAGCCTCTTTGTCCTACACTCCTTGGCTTGGTAAAATCACCAATGATATGTCCATCTCTTATTTGAGTGGATTCAAAAAAATTACCCGTGAGCAACTGATCTCTTTTTCCCTGACTTATTTTAATATGGGATCGATAGATTTTGTTGATGACAACGGAAACCAGAACCTTCCTCAGGGGCGCCCAAGAGATTATAACATTCAAGTGGGCTACTCTCGAATGCTGACCCAGAGTTCTGGTATTGGAGTCAATTTACGCTATGTACGTTCCAACCTCGGGGCAACGCCAGTAAATGGCGATATTCAGCCTGCACAAACGGTGGCAGCCGACGTGGGTTATTACTACAAGAAAAAATTCAAAAAGAGCCTGAAGAAAAGTGATATTGCCTTCGGAGCCGTGATCAGTAATGTTGGGGCCAAGGTAACTTACCTTGGGGAAGATCAGGAACAATTCATTCCTACCAACTTGCGCCTTGGTTCTGTTTACTCTTTCAGCCTCGATCCTTACAACCGCCTAAGCTTCGGCTTAGAGTTCAACAAATTGTTGGTACCGACACCTCAGCGTGATTCTACTGGCATTGCGATCATCAGTGATAAAAATGTGGTGAGTGGGATTTTCTCTTCATTCACTGACGCGCCAGGTGGCTTTGGTGAAGAAATCTCAGAAATCAAAGTACAGGCAAGTATGGAGTACTGGTACCGCGAAATGTTCGCTGCCCGCCTTGGTTATCAGTATGAAGACCCAAGCAAAGGTAACCGTACTTACATGACATTGGGTGTTGGCTTTTACTACAATGTATTCGGCCTGGATGCAGCCTACCTTGTGCCATTCACCCGCGAAAATCCATTGGCTGAAACACTGAGATTTACGCTCAGTTTTGAGTTCAATAAAAATGACAATTCTAATTCCATCAGGGATTAATTCTTCGGAAAAACTATAAAAGGGACGGTGAAAGGATTTTCATCGTCCTTTCTTTATTTTAGCATTTATGATCGACAGAAGCATAGCTCCAAAGTTTGAGCGAATCAATAAGTTTAATATTCAAAAAGTTACGCCTTTCAAGCTGACTAATGGCAGAAAGTTGCACTACCTACGCTCGGATGCGCAACCAGTCGTTAAAATTGAATTGTTATTTAAAACAGGGCACATCCATGAATCCAAAACAGGAATGTGCTCTTTTGCCTTTAAAATGCTCTCTGAAGGAGTTGACGGCCTTTCAGGTAAAGAAATTGCTGAATTTATTGAGCACCATGGCGCACAGATAGACGTCAGCCCAGGAACAGACTATTCTTCGGTCGCCATTTACTGCCTGCGCCAGCATACCGAAGCCTTGCTGCCTATTTTGCACAAGATTGTCAACTTCCCTACCTTCCCCGAACAGGAACTTGAAACCGCCAAAACACAGCGCAAGCAAAGCATTATGGTGAATTTGGAAAAGAATTCATTCATTGCTTCACGTGCTTTCAGAAATGCCCTTTTTGGGGTTGATCACCCTTATGGTAAAGTTTGGGCTTTGGAGGATATTGATGCGGTAACGACAACCGACTGCCGCGATTTCTTCAATGACCATATCCGTAATAAATTTGAGGTGTTACTCTGTGGTGATGTTGATGATCAGTTGATCGCTCAGATAGATGAATTATTTGGGCAGGAGCGCCTGAGCAATAAAAATGAAAGCACCCAGCTGCCGCCTATCGTCAGTGCTACTTCGCCTGTGCATGTTCAGAAAGCAGACAGTTTGCAATCAGCAATACGTATTGGTCGTCCGATATTCACAAAAAAGCATGAAGATTACGCCGCACTGAGCATTATCAATGAAATTCTTGGAGGCTACTTTGGGTCAAGACTGATGAAAAACATCCGTGAAGACAAAGGCTACACCTACGGCATTCATTCAAGTCTTTATTCTTTTCAGTCACATGGTTATTGGGCGATTGGCGCTGAAGTGAATGGGGAAAACACCAAAGAAGCCGTTATTGAGATTCATAAGGAAGTTCAAAAGCTAATTGACGAGCCCGTTCCTGCGGAGGAACTTGAGATTGTTCAGAATTATATTTTGGGTCAATACTTATCGTCTGTCAATACGCCTTTTGCCCTATTGGAGAAATTCAAATCCGTTTATTTATTTGGGCAGGGATATGAGTATTACGATCAGTACCTTGATGTCCTTAATGCCGTAACCCCTGCATCATTGCAAAAGATTGCCGCACAATATTGGCAGAAGGACGACCTCATTGAAATTGTTGTTGGAAAAATCGACTGATCATTCCGCCGAAAAAATGAGAAATAAAAAAAGCGAGCTTCCTAAAGCTCGCTTTTGTATTTTATAGAAAGTATTTCAACTTAATCAATTCTTTTTCTGAAATGTATCGCCACTTTCCACGCGGAAGGTCTTTCTTATCTAAACCTGCATAAACAACACGATCGAGCTTCACCACCTCATAGCCTAAATGCTCAAAGGTACGACGAACGATACGGTTTCTACCCAAGTGGATTTCAATTCCCAAAGTGGTGGCATCTGCACTTAAAAGCGCCAAATCATCCACAGGAACAGGACCGTCTTCCAACTCTACGGTATTAAGTACTTTATCAAAATCTTCAGGCGTGATCGGCTTGTCAAGCGTAACCTGATAAACTTTTTTAATGTCATTTGATGGGTGTGCCAACTTTTCTGCCAACTCACCATCATTGGTCATCAACAATAAACCTGTCGTTTGACGATCAAGTCGCCCTACAGGATAGATACGCTCCGTAGCGGCTTTTTTCACCAACTCCATCACCGTGCGTCGGTTCTGAGGGTCATCAGTAGTGGTCAGAAAATCTTTTGGCTTGTTCAGAAGAACATACACCAACTTCTCTCTGCTCAGCAATTTCCCTAACCAGGTTACCTTATCTCTGAAGGCCACCTTATACCCCATTTCCTTCACCACTTGTCCGTTCACAGAAATTTGGCCTTCGGCAATCAGTGTATCAGCTTCGCGTCGGCTACAAACACCCGCATTGGCAATAAACTTGTTTAGGCGGATTTCATGAGCCACAGGAGTTTCTGTTACTTTCGCTTTCTTTTTAGCGATCTCCTTCATTTTCTGAAAATTATAATTAGGCGTTTTGGCCTTTTCCACCTGTTCTTGGCGGGCATGATAATTTTCTTTTACAGATCGTTTTTTACTTCCTCTTTCTGTTTTAGAAGGCACCTCTTTTTGGTCAGTACTATGTCCTCGACGATCTTCCGACGATTTAAATTTGTCTGAATGATTCTTTTTTCCGCGGAATGAAGATGATTTCTTAAACCCTCCTCCTCCTTTTTGGGATCCGATTGATCCTCCTTTTGAATTACTACGTCTTGGTTTTGTCATAACTGCTTCCTTCCGGGGCACACAAATAAATAAAATAAACCGCGAATTTACGGAAAATCAATTAATCATCCCCAATTTCGCCTATGATATTCTCTTCTTTCTTGAAATCTGTCGGGCTTGGGAGCTCTTTTAAGGAATTGATTCCGAAGTACTCCATAAACTGCGACGTAGTACCATATAGCAAAGGTCGTCCCAAACTCTCCGACTTGCCCTTTATCTCGACCAATTCTTTCTCCAACAGCTTCTGAATAGCATAATCACAGCTCACTCCACGGATCTGCTCGAGTTGCCCTTTGGTAACGGGCTGTTTATAAGCCACTATCGAAAGGGTTTCCATGGCAGAAGTGGAGAGTTTCTTCTTGGATTTCTGCTGCAAAAGCTTTGTCACTACAGGCTGATAAGCGGGCAAGGTCATGAACTGATAGCCCCCTGAGGATTTGTAAACAGAAAAGGCGAAGTCCCCTTGATTATATTTTTCAATCAACAGGTCTACCGCCTTTTCAATATCATTCAGCGCAATTTCTGTCCCCATTTGATCTGATAAGCATTTGGCCATTTGGCGAATACTGACAGGCTCGTCGGCACAAAAAATCAACGCCTCTACGTAAGTCGTTAATAGTTTCAATGAATCTACGCTCTTTTTAATTTCGCTTCAATGGTTTGTGTGGTGTGTGGCACTGCTCTTAATCGATCCTTAGGAATAAGCTTTCCTGTGGAAGTACACACACCATATGTACCATTTTTAATGCGAATTAACGCTTTGTTCAGGTTATTTAAAAACTTTTGCTGACGAACCGCCAGTTCTTGCAAGTTTTCTTTCTCCTGCACGTCAGCAGAATCTTCCAAAGGTTTGATGTTACCGATGGAGTTTTCAGTGCCAGCATGATTTGCCTTACCAAGGGTCTCTTTGATGAAATTTAACTCATTCTGAGCGCGATTGATTTTCTTAAGAATCAGAGTTTCAAACTCCTGTAAATCTTCTTTAGAATACCTTAATTCCGAGTTACTCTGTACATTTGCCATATCAGATAACATTAAAGGGGTAAATTTTTATATAAGCCTAAAAAGTTTTACAAAAATAGAAATTAGATCTTTAACATTCCTATTAAATTATAAAATTTCTATTATTATTTTTACTTTAAGCATAAATTAAAGAATCTATCTTTCACCTACACTCTCCGTTTGTCTATAACTTTAAGAACGCACAACGGCTACTTTAGATTGTATATTGATCAAGAATTTTCGCTGTTAATGTGTTGCATTGTCCGATTCCCGCCATTTGATTACTAATTTCATTTTTCAAATATCCGACCTAAAACTAATCAATATTTAAAATCAAATTAAAACAAAGCCCTGCATTGCTGTAACGGTTTGGGCTTCATTTGTTAAGATCACCTATTAATGGTGGATCACCGAAATTTTATCTTTTTCAACATATCGTTCATTCTGTTGGTTCACAATCGAAACCCAAAAGAGGTAGTGCCCCTGATCCACCAACACCGATTCATTATTAAGCCCTGACCAGCTGTAAGTGGCTTTATTACTGATCAGTTCGTGCTCAGCGATCGTCCTGACGAGCTGCCCAAAAAAATCGTAAACCTTGATGGTCAGCAACCAATTTTCCCCTTGGGTATCAACGACCCAATTGGCAGCATCCTGGTTTCCTCCTCCAACATGCAGCACATTTGATGATAAACCGAACTGATGTACCAAATTTGCCCCATCCGCATAATGATCCCATGTCGGTGTTGCAAAATTTTGATTTTCACTGACCGACCGCCAACCTGAGGCCTCCGTTCCTGCAGCCTCTATCCGCTCGAGTGCCACACCCTCTTTATTGTTCAGCAGGGCATGATGGTACTGATGACTGTAGGCTACCTGATCTAAAATAACAGTATCAGCCCGCCCCAGGCTGAAATCCCCTTTATCGTCTGCCAATGGTGGCATCGACATCTCATAAACAAGGGCTTCCTGCGCTTCTGGATGCGTTTGCAGCAGTTGATAGCGGTCAGCTGTCAATACCACCAGCCCATTGGCGGGCAAGAGTTTAAGCTCGTCGGGAAAACGAAAAACATCCTCCTGACGCCATAACTGAAGTCCTTTTATATCCAGCGAAAAGGCTGATTTGTTCTTCAGTTCAATAAAATCCACCCCACCACTAACAGGATTGAAGAGCAATTCATTCACCCACAGCGCCCCCGCAACGGGCGTACGGGCGGTTTCAAAAAAGTAAGAAACAGGCTTCCTATTTCCGATACAGTCGGTCAGCGCATCGATGATTAACCGATAGTGTCGGCCTTCTTCGAGCGGTTGCTTCAAAACAGCCTGATAACTTTGGCCATGAAACTGTTCCGAAATCACCTCCACAGCCTGATCCAACTCCCAGGAAAATGATGCTACAGGTTCATCAAAATCCATTTCAATAATATTCCCTTTCGCATAGACCTGTATCAAATTTGGTGCAGTATCGTCAAGTGTACGGTCTGAAATACTATTCGCTGAAGCGGGTGTTCCCCCATAAACAGCACTCCTGCGCCAATTCCCCGCCTGTTTACATGGATACCGAAGCTGACTCATCTCCAAACTGTACCCTTTTTGCTCCAAACCTTCAAACCAATCCCCTTGATACTCCAACTGATGAATCACCTGCTCCCCAAGGCTAATCTTCAGCTGATCCTGTTCGTTATTCAAACTGACCCCTTCTAAATCATTTATGGCAAAAAAAGCATGGGGACTCAGCCAAACTCTTGGCAGGTCTACCCCTGAATTGGTGTCTGAAAGTCGGAAAAACCACAAGGGTATGACTTTATCCGTCGTATTGTAAATTTCAACAAATTCTTCTTGCCCCGCATCAGGCTGAGGCAATACTTCCGTCATGATCAAATCAAATTCCTGAAAATAAAGCGCAGGGGGCAAGCTCAACATCATTGACTCGATCCTGTTTCCCGATAAATCTTCGAGGGACGAAAGTGTGATATCAAGGCTGTCTGCGTCCTCACTATATGGTTCAAGATGAACAAACAGGGTACGATCAGTCCATTCTGCATCCAAAAGCGTACAATTGGAGATTTTCACCATTTGATCACTGACAGGATTGTCTGCCATCGTTTCTGTAAACTGAAATGCTATTGTTCGGGCATCCTCCCACCACAGGGAATCCAGGGCAGGGGGCTGAAGATCAGTAAAAAGGTGGGTTTGGAAATCGGGTAGGGGGAAACCATCTGCGGCATACATTTCAGTAAAAGTGAGCTTCAGGGTATCAGCACGCTGCAAAGCTGACGGCAACAGCAGGTCCAGCTTATCCTGCGCTTCATTCCATATTTCTAACAGAGGCAATTGATCATTGACCGAATATTGTCCCTTTTTGTGTACAGCCTGCGAAAAAAACACAGAAATCACGCCATTTTCAGGTCTGATCACCGTATCGATCCCCGATTTGTACTCAAAATGATACATCGGGTCGGTATTGCTCTGAATCTGCACCATTTCACCATTCGACCACGGCTGTTCATTCACCAGCCAAAAACCTCCTCCCGAAGGGGCTACGACTAGCTCAAAAGGGCTAAAATCGGACGGTGGCAGGCCATCAAAATAAATGCGGTGGGCATCTGTAAAATAGCCACCTGTAAATTCAGGGTTTTGGCGATAAACAGTCTGAATTGATGTGTTTCCTGCATTATCGGCAACCTGATAAATCAGCTTTTCATTTGTAAACGCAGTGGCCACAACATTGCGGTGCACACTGAAAATCTGATTCGTCGCCGATACTATATTGGCCTGTGTAATCGCCTCGCTGAACACCAAATGAACCGAATCTTTATTCATATAATTAACACCAAGCAATTGCGGAGGAATGGGGTCGTAACTGAAATTAGTGGTCGATTTTGACATCTTATTTCCCTGTAAATCCAGCAAATTCTGAATTACGAGCGCGTAAAGCTCTTCGGCAGGAATAGGATTTTTGGTGTGTAAATAAACTTTTGTCAAACGCTCCACCTCCACCACATCAATAGAGTGCCCCTCAATCTGATAATTCCCTAAATCCGACAGGCTGGCAAGATCAATTGCCTCTGAAAAAATCACCGCTAAACTGTTGTGCGAATACACGGTCACCTTACTCACTTTAGGGCGTTTGGTGTCTTTTGTAAGTTCAAAAAATGACAGGTCAAGGGTATCCTTCCCCATGGCCACCCGAATCGGAAGTGAAAACGGTTTGTTATTACTAATATCCTCTTCGAATAAAAATAAAATACCCGCTGGTGTGGGCATGGCCGAGAAATCATTTTCAGCTTCGATAAAGCGAAGTCCCTCAATCCCCCACCTTACTGTCGCCATATTATCAGCGGGAAAACCGACATTATTAATCATCGGCGCGACCTTTACATCAGTAGCGGAAAAGGTGAACCCATCCGCAAAAATGATTTCCCCTGACCAGCTTATCAAATCATCTGTATCCTGATAAGCATACACTTTTCCTCCGACAGGTATGAGTTCAAAAACAATGCTTTCAACTGATACCTGAACAGGGCTTTGCGCTGGTTCCCGTTCAAAATTTAGTAGAACCCAATCATTCAGGATGTAAATATTAAATGACATTACATCTTCACCCGACTGTTGATGCACTTCTTTAGCCTCCAAAAATGACATCGACTTTCGTTGTCCCTTTTCCACATCGGAAGCAAATACCTTCTCGCCATCATTTCCACCTACCGAAGGTGCATTTATGTTTTCTTCAGAAAACGGTACTTCCGCCAAGCCACAATGCTGGTTTGCCACCCCCGACAAGGGTTTCGAAAACATAAATATAACAAGCATTGTTATTATTGTTGGACTCCACAGATTTATTGCATTTCGCATTTGTCCACTCATAAAACTCTCAATTTTATTTTTAGATTTGTACTGTAAACCAAGGGCATGACCGTCATTAGTCTATCGTGTTTATTTCACAATAGGCCACTGACCCTCCCTTTAATTTTTAAACAAACCTTATTCAGGAAATGAAATTAGCTATTGTTGGTGCCACAGGTCTTGTAGGTGGACAGATGTTGAAGGTTGTCGAAGAGCTTCAGTTAGCCTTCGATGAATTATTACTCGTTGCTTCAGCTCGTTCTGCAGGCAAACAGATGGAATTCATGGGTAAATCCTACACGGTGGTTACCTTGGAGCAAGCTGTGGAAGCTCGTCCTGATATTGCCATTTTTTCAGCAGGCGGAAGCACCTCATTAAAGTGGGCTCCGAAATTTGCTGAGGTAGGGTGCTTCGTGGTAGATAACTCTTCTGCATGGCGAATGGATCCATCAAAAAAATTAGTCGTTCCAGAAATTAATGCTTCGGAATTGACTGCTGACGATAAAATCATCGCCAACCCAAACTGTTCAACCATTCAGATGGTATTGGCCCTGACTAAATTGCGTGAGCGTTATGGCATCAAGCGAATTGTCGTTTCGACTTATCAGTCGGTAACAGGTTCAGGGAAAAAAGCCGTGGATCAGATGATGTCTGAGCGTGCGGGCGAAACTCCTGATATGTGCTACCCGCACAAAATCGACATGAACGTATTGCCTCATATTGATGTTTTCCAGGAGAATGGCTACACCAAAGAGGAGATGAAGATGATTTTGGAAACCAAGAAAATTTTCAGCGACGACAGCATCGCCGTAACAGCAACGACGGTTCGTATCCCAACAATGGGCGGGCATTCGGAGTCAATCAATGTAGAATTCAATGAAGATTTCACCTTGGCGGAAGTGCGTGAGTTGATCGAAAATACGCCAGGCGTTGTGTTGGAAGATGATCCACAAAACAACGTTTATCCGATGCCATTGAATGCGCATAACCGCAACGAGGTGTTCGTTGGTCGCTTGCGTCGTGATGAATCTCAGCCAAATACCTTGAATATGTGGTGTGTAGCTGATAACTTGCGAAAAGGTGCGGCGACCAATGCCGTGCAGATCGCTCAGCATCTTGTGGATGCGGGCTTTGTAAGCTAAGGTTCAGACAATGAGTTGGGAAATTCTCAAAGAAAAAAATATACAACAATTCATAAAGGATCATGCCACGCATGATC is a window from the Persicobacter psychrovividus genome containing:
- the porV gene encoding type IX secretion system outer membrane channel protein PorV, giving the protein MKKYCSIYLFFLALIISPLCADAQNIGGGGGSNTSGQEGGGVINTAMPFLIISPDARSAALGDMGAATSADGASAFWNPGKFAFIDQDFAASLSYTPWLGKITNDMSISYLSGFKKITREQLISFSLTYFNMGSIDFVDDNGNQNLPQGRPRDYNIQVGYSRMLTQSSGIGVNLRYVRSNLGATPVNGDIQPAQTVAADVGYYYKKKFKKSLKKSDIAFGAVISNVGAKVTYLGEDQEQFIPTNLRLGSVYSFSLDPYNRLSFGLEFNKLLVPTPQRDSTGIAIISDKNVVSGIFSSFTDAPGGFGEEISEIKVQASMEYWYREMFAARLGYQYEDPSKGNRTYMTLGVGFYYNVFGLDAAYLVPFTRENPLAETLRFTLSFEFNKNDNSNSIRD
- a CDS encoding pitrilysin family protein, whose amino-acid sequence is MIDRSIAPKFERINKFNIQKVTPFKLTNGRKLHYLRSDAQPVVKIELLFKTGHIHESKTGMCSFAFKMLSEGVDGLSGKEIAEFIEHHGAQIDVSPGTDYSSVAIYCLRQHTEALLPILHKIVNFPTFPEQELETAKTQRKQSIMVNLEKNSFIASRAFRNALFGVDHPYGKVWALEDIDAVTTTDCRDFFNDHIRNKFEVLLCGDVDDQLIAQIDELFGQERLSNKNESTQLPPIVSATSPVHVQKADSLQSAIRIGRPIFTKKHEDYAALSIINEILGGYFGSRLMKNIREDKGYTYGIHSSLYSFQSHGYWAIGAEVNGENTKEAVIEIHKEVQKLIDEPVPAEELEIVQNYILGQYLSSVNTPFALLEKFKSVYLFGQGYEYYDQYLDVLNAVTPASLQKIAAQYWQKDDLIEIVVGKID
- a CDS encoding pseudouridine synthase, producing the protein MTKPRRSNSKGGSIGSQKGGGGFKKSSSFRGKKNHSDKFKSSEDRRGHSTDQKEVPSKTERGSKKRSVKENYHARQEQVEKAKTPNYNFQKMKEIAKKKAKVTETPVAHEIRLNKFIANAGVCSRREADTLIAEGQISVNGQVVKEMGYKVAFRDKVTWLGKLLSREKLVYVLLNKPKDFLTTTDDPQNRRTVMELVKKAATERIYPVGRLDRQTTGLLLMTNDGELAEKLAHPSNDIKKVYQVTLDKPITPEDFDKVLNTVELEDGPVPVDDLALLSADATTLGIEIHLGRNRIVRRTFEHLGYEVVKLDRVVYAGLDKKDLPRGKWRYISEKELIKLKYFL
- the scpB gene encoding SMC-Scp complex subunit ScpB, whose protein sequence is MKLLTTYVEALIFCADEPVSIRQMAKCLSDQMGTEIALNDIEKAVDLLIEKYNQGDFAFSVYKSSGGYQFMTLPAYQPVVTKLLQQKSKKKLSTSAMETLSIVAYKQPVTKGQLEQIRGVSCDYAIQKLLEKELVEIKGKSESLGRPLLYGTTSQFMEYFGINSLKELPSPTDFKKEENIIGEIGDD
- a CDS encoding TraR/DksA family transcriptional regulator, giving the protein MANVQSNSELRYSKEDLQEFETLILKKINRAQNELNFIKETLGKANHAGTENSIGNIKPLEDSADVQEKENLQELAVRQQKFLNNLNKALIRIKNGTYGVCTSTGKLIPKDRLRAVPHTTQTIEAKLKRA
- a CDS encoding lamin tail domain-containing protein, which produces MLVIFMFSKPLSGVANQHCGLAEVPFSEENINAPSVGGNDGEKVFASDVEKGQRKSMSFLEAKEVHQQSGEDVMSFNIYILNDWVLLNFEREPAQSPVQVSVESIVFELIPVGGKVYAYQDTDDLISWSGEIIFADGFTFSATDVKVAPMINNVGFPADNMATVRWGIEGLRFIEAENDFSAMPTPAGILFLFEEDISNNKPFSLPIRVAMGKDTLDLSFFELTKDTKRPKVSKVTVYSHNSLAVIFSEAIDLASLSDLGNYQIEGHSIDVVEVERLTKVYLHTKNPIPAEELYALVIQNLLDLQGNKMSKSTTNFSYDPIPPQLLGVNYMNKDSVHLVFSEAITQANIVSATNQIFSVHRNVVATAFTNEKLIYQVADNAGNTSIQTVYRQNPEFTGGYFTDAHRIYFDGLPPSDFSPFELVVAPSGGGFWLVNEQPWSNGEMVQIQSNTDPMYHFEYKSGIDTVIRPENGVISVFFSQAVHKKGQYSVNDQLPLLEIWNEAQDKLDLLLPSALQRADTLKLTFTEMYAADGFPLPDFQTHLFTDLQPPALDSLWWEDARTIAFQFTETMADNPVSDQMVKISNCTLLDAEWTDRTLFVHLEPYSEDADSLDITLSSLEDLSGNRIESMMLSLPPALYFQEFDLIMTEVLPQPDAGQEEFVEIYNTTDKVIPLWFFRLSDTNSGVDLPRVWLSPHAFFAINDLEGVSLNNEQDQLKISLGEQVIHQLEYQGDWFEGLEQKGYSLEMSQLRYPCKQAGNWRRSAVYGGTPASANSISDRTLDDTAPNLIQVYAKGNIIEMDFDEPVASFSWELDQAVEVISEQFHGQSYQAVLKQPLEEGRHYRLIIDALTDCIGNRKPVSYFFETARTPVAGALWVNELLFNPVSGGVDFIELKNKSAFSLDIKGLQLWRQEDVFRFPDELKLLPANGLVVLTADRYQLLQTHPEAQEALVYEMSMPPLADDKGDFSLGRADTVILDQVAYSHQYHHALLNNKEGVALERIEAAGTEASGWRSVSENQNFATPTWDHYADGANLVHQFGLSSNVLHVGGGNQDAANWVVDTQGENWLLTIKVYDFFGQLVRTIAEHELISNKATYSWSGLNNESVLVDQGHYLFWVSIVNQQNERYVEKDKISVIHH
- a CDS encoding aspartate-semialdehyde dehydrogenase; the encoded protein is MKLAIVGATGLVGGQMLKVVEELQLAFDELLLVASARSAGKQMEFMGKSYTVVTLEQAVEARPDIAIFSAGGSTSLKWAPKFAEVGCFVVDNSSAWRMDPSKKLVVPEINASELTADDKIIANPNCSTIQMVLALTKLRERYGIKRIVVSTYQSVTGSGKKAVDQMMSERAGETPDMCYPHKIDMNVLPHIDVFQENGYTKEEMKMILETKKIFSDDSIAVTATTVRIPTMGGHSESINVEFNEDFTLAEVRELIENTPGVVLEDDPQNNVYPMPLNAHNRNEVFVGRLRRDESQPNTLNMWCVADNLRKGAATNAVQIAQHLVDAGFVS